A section of the Clostridium sp. TW13 genome encodes:
- the rpsS gene encoding 30S ribosomal protein S19 has protein sequence MSRSIKKGPFVHAGLMKKIEEMNQNGEKKVIKTWSRTSTIFPEMIGHTIAVHDGRKHVPVYVSEDMVGHKLGEFVLTRTFKGHIDTEKTSKKK, from the coding sequence GTGAGTAGATCAATTAAAAAAGGACCATTTGTCCATGCGGGACTTATGAAGAAAATTGAAGAAATGAACCAAAATGGTGAAAAGAAAGTAATCAAAACTTGGTCAAGAACATCAACTATATTCCCAGAAATGATCGGCCATACTATAGCTGTTCATGACGGAAGAAAGCACGTTCCAGTGTATGTAAGTGAAGATATGGTTGGTCATAAATTAGGTGAATTTGTGTTAACTAGAACATTCAAAGGACACATAGACACTGAAAAGACATCAAAGAAAAAGTAA
- the rpsC gene encoding 30S ribosomal protein S3 — MGQKVNPHGLRVGIIKDWNAKWYADKRNFADNLIEDHKIREFVKKDLYSAGISKIEIERSAKKVKLNIHTAKPGVIIGKGGAGIEALKNKLKNVVDSKNLLINIVEVKNAEVDAQLMAENIAAQLEKRISFRRAMKQTIQRAMKAGAKGVKTACSGRLGGAEMARDEFYHEGTIPLQTLRADIDYGFAEANTTYGKIGVKVWLYRGEVLPTKKVEKEQINA, encoded by the coding sequence TTGGGTCAAAAAGTAAATCCACATGGATTAAGAGTTGGAATTATTAAAGATTGGAATGCAAAGTGGTATGCTGATAAAAGAAACTTTGCTGATAATCTTATAGAAGACCACAAGATAAGAGAATTTGTAAAGAAGGATCTTTATTCAGCTGGTATCTCTAAGATAGAAATCGAAAGATCAGCTAAAAAGGTTAAATTAAACATACACACTGCAAAACCTGGCGTAATTATTGGAAAAGGTGGAGCAGGAATCGAAGCTTTAAAGAACAAGTTAAAGAACGTTGTTGATTCTAAGAATTTATTAATCAACATAGTAGAAGTTAAGAATGCTGAAGTTGATGCACAATTAATGGCAGAAAACATAGCAGCACAATTAGAAAAGAGAATTTCATTCAGAAGAGCTATGAAGCAAACAATCCAAAGAGCTATGAAAGCTGGAGCAAAGGGTGTTAAAACTGCTTGTTCAGGTAGATTAGGTGGAGCTGAAATGGCTAGAGATGAATTCTATCATGAAGGAACTATTCCACTACAAACATTAAGAGCAGACATAGATTATGGATTTGCTGAAGCTAACACAACTTACGGAAAGATCGGAGTTAAGGTTTGGCTATATAGAGGAGAAGTTCTTCCAACAAAAAAAGTTGAGAAAGAACAAATTAACGCATAA
- the rplV gene encoding 50S ribosomal protein L22 produces MEARAIAKYVRMSPLKVGVVLDLIRGKAVKEAFAILQYTRRDAADIIYKVLKSAVANAENNNELDADNLIVAEAYAGPGPTLKRFRPMDHGKAFPIHKRTSHITIVVKERA; encoded by the coding sequence ATGGAAGCTAGAGCAATAGCTAAATATGTTAGAATGTCTCCTTTAAAAGTGGGAGTTGTTCTTGATTTAATAAGAGGAAAGGCTGTAAAAGAAGCTTTTGCCATTTTACAATATACTAGAAGAGATGCTGCAGATATAATATACAAAGTATTAAAATCAGCAGTGGCTAATGCAGAAAACAACAATGAATTAGATGCAGATAACCTAATCGTTGCTGAAGCTTATGCTGGTCCAGGACCAACACTTAAGAGATTCAGACCAATGGATCACGGAAAGGCATTTCCAATTCATAAGAGAACAAGTCATATTACAATAGTTGTAAAAGAAAGAGCTTAG
- the rplP gene encoding 50S ribosomal protein L16 translates to MLMPKRVKHRKVQRGRMKGKATRGNFLAYGDYGIQATTCGWITSNQIESARIAINRYIKRGGKLWIKIFPDKPVTEKPAETRMGSGKGSVEYWVAVVKPGRVLFELSGVQEETAREAMRLASHKLPVRTKFVTKKDFEEMGGEE, encoded by the coding sequence ATGTTAATGCCAAAAAGAGTAAAGCATCGTAAGGTACAACGTGGTAGAATGAAAGGAAAGGCTACTAGAGGTAACTTCCTTGCATACGGAGACTATGGAATTCAAGCAACAACTTGTGGATGGATTACAAGTAATCAAATAGAATCTGCGAGAATTGCTATAAACAGATATATCAAAAGAGGCGGTAAGCTTTGGATAAAGATATTCCCAGACAAACCAGTAACTGAAAAGCCAGCTGAAACAAGAATGGGTTCAGGTAAAGGATCAGTAGAATATTGGGTGGCTGTAGTTAAACCAGGTAGAGTTCTATTTGAATTATCAGGAGTTCAAGAAGAAACAGCTAGAGAAGCTATGAGACTTGCTTCACATAAACTACCTGTAAGAACTAAGTTCGTTACAAAGAAAGATTTTGAGGAAATGGGTGGTGAAGAATAA
- the rpmC gene encoding 50S ribosomal protein L29, whose translation MKANELKELKTSNPQDLKIKLSDLKAELFNLRFQLATGQLENPMRIREVKKSIAQIKTIIREEELKAFEQ comes from the coding sequence ATGAAAGCTAATGAATTAAAAGAATTAAAAACAAGCAATCCTCAAGATTTAAAGATTAAGCTAAGTGACTTAAAGGCTGAGTTATTCAACCTAAGATTCCAATTGGCTACTGGACAATTAGAAAATCCTATGAGAATTAGAGAAGTTAAGAAGTCAATTGCACAAATTAAGACTATAATAAGAGAAGAAGAACTTAAGGCTTTTGAACAGTAG